One region of Candidatus Thorarchaeota archaeon genomic DNA includes:
- a CDS encoding glycosyltransferase, which yields MPSAMLLRVAILSPLPPQKTGESPYTERLIRSLLETERVRILAIAGPDTYGLQDNSGRLESALVWRGQDIFYPIRLLGLLKRWRPHLLHVQFGPHGQVYGGMYGEWMLFLLLLCRLIGIPTTMTLHSTFMPNQVLSRMSVSHGKGVVARLAVILFRMYMRLLDWSTSSIQLSTAKIDSTLRRRFIQEFGLAQEKVLEIPHPCRTDVTPMERDEALKSLLLSGRDVILVFGFIRRGKGIEVAIRAMPAVARAHPNALLLIAGSAIDMDGQKYLVQLKALVRELHLETHVRFDTLFIPEESVRAYFCGSQVLLLPYVESVGASGPMHNQAAFGVPMVASDAGLHMSESLGGNIILFRTGDSDDLASKLISALDCRTHTIELGRRIRAYALREGWDVAARRTLSNYAKTLPLLKSIR from the coding sequence ATGCCATCTGCGATGTTACTGAGGGTTGCAATACTGTCTCCGCTTCCTCCGCAGAAGACTGGAGAGTCGCCTTACACCGAGCGGTTGATCCGAAGTCTGCTCGAAACAGAACGAGTCCGCATTCTTGCCATAGCTGGGCCAGACACATATGGGTTGCAGGACAACTCGGGACGCCTTGAGAGCGCTCTGGTCTGGCGTGGCCAAGACATCTTCTATCCAATACGGTTGCTCGGACTGCTAAAGCGTTGGCGTCCACACCTTCTGCATGTGCAGTTCGGGCCGCATGGTCAGGTCTACGGCGGCATGTACGGCGAGTGGATGCTGTTTCTGCTCCTTCTCTGCAGGTTGATCGGCATACCCACGACAATGACCCTTCACAGCACATTCATGCCGAATCAGGTGCTGAGTCGCATGAGTGTGTCCCACGGCAAGGGGGTAGTTGCACGCTTGGCGGTAATCCTATTCAGGATGTATATGCGTCTTCTTGATTGGAGCACCTCTTCAATCCAGCTCAGCACTGCCAAGATCGACTCGACACTCAGAAGGAGGTTCATTCAGGAGTTTGGACTGGCGCAAGAAAAGGTGTTGGAGATTCCTCATCCATGCAGAACAGATGTGACACCCATGGAGAGAGATGAGGCGCTCAAGAGCCTGCTACTGTCCGGCCGGGACGTGATTCTTGTCTTTGGCTTCATTCGGAGAGGGAAGGGCATCGAGGTCGCAATTCGTGCCATGCCCGCTGTGGCGCGTGCTCACCCCAATGCGCTTCTGCTCATCGCGGGCTCTGCGATTGACATGGACGGACAGAAATACCTCGTGCAACTGAAAGCACTGGTTCGTGAGCTGCATCTTGAGACTCATGTTCGTTTCGACACTCTCTTCATCCCTGAGGAGTCTGTGCGTGCCTACTTCTGCGGATCTCAGGTCTTACTGCTGCCCTATGTCGAGAGTGTTGGTGCTAGCGGACCAATGCACAACCAGGCGGCGTTTGGGGTCCCAATGGTTGCCTCGGACGCCGGATTGCACATGTCCGAGTCTCTAGGCGGAAACATCATCCTATTCAGGACTGGGGACTCGGATGACTTGGCCAGCAAGCTGATCTCCGCTCTAGATTGCAGGACGCATACGATAGAACTGGGGCGAAGAATCAGAGCGTATGCCCTTCGTGAGGGATGGGATGTGGCCGCGAGAAGAACACTGAGCAACTATGCGAAGACACTGCCTCTCTTGAAGTCGATCCGATGA